A genomic segment from Scomber japonicus isolate fScoJap1 chromosome 11, fScoJap1.pri, whole genome shotgun sequence encodes:
- the klhl41a gene encoding kelch-like protein 41a has protein sequence MDSHSLREDLRLFQSTLLQDGLKELLNENKLIDCILKVGDRSIPCHQLILAACSPYFRELYFSMDGEEVGKRDVVLEDLDPNIMEAIVNYMYSAEIDINDNNVQDILTVANRFQIPSVFTVCVNYLQNKLTKKNCLAVYRLALMLNSQRLAIAARDYIADRFEIMSKDEDFLELASHELFAIIGTDALNVEKEELVFETLMRWIRKDKEKRVKSLEEAFECVRFRLLPEKYFKEKVEKDELIKADPEILKKIKVIKDAFAGKLPEKTKGKEDEEGQEGKLPGYLNDNRRYGMYTKDMVLMINDTAAVAYDGVENECFLAAMAEQIPRNHVSLASKKNNLYVLGGLFVDEDDNEAPLQCYFYQLDCLSSEWIALPPMPSPRCLFAMGECDNLIFAVAGKDLQSNESHDTVMCYDTEKMKWTETKKLPLKIHGHCVVSENGLVYCIGGKTDDNKATNKMFAYNHKKSEWKEVASMKAPRSMFGAAIYKGNIIVVGGVNEEGLIASCEAYDFGTNKWSPFTEFPQERSSINLVCSGGLMYAVGGFTMMENENKEFAPSEIIDIWQYEDDKKQWTGMIKEMRYAAGASCVSMRLNAAKMPKL, from the exons ATGGATTCCCATAGCTTGAGGGAAGATCTTCGTCTTTTTCAGAGCACTTTGCTCCAAGATGGACTGAAAGAGCTTCTGAATGAGAACAAGTTGATCGACTGCATCCTAAAGGTCGGAGACAGGAGCATCCCCTGCCACCAGCTCATTCTGGCAGCATGTAGTCCATATTTCCGGGAGCTTTACTTCTCCATGGATGGTGAGGAAGTGGGCAAAAGAGACGTTGTTCTGGAGGATCTGGACCCTAATATTATGGAGGCAATTGTGAATTACATGTACTCAGCAGAGATTGACATCAACGACAACAATGTGCAGGATATTCTGACTGTTGCCAACCGCTTCCAGATCCCCTCGGTGTTCACAGTTTGTGTGAATTATCTCCAGAACAAGCTGACCAAGAAGAACTGCCTCGCTGTCTACAGGCTGGCACTGATGCTGAACTCCCAAAGGCTGGCAATAGCAGCTCGAGACTACATTGCAGATCGGTTTGAGATCATGTCCAAGGATGAGGATTTCTTAGAGCTTGCCTCACATGAACTCTTTGCTATTATTGGAACAGATGCATTGAATGTAGAAAAAGAGGAGTTGGTGTTTGAGACCCTCATGCGATGGATcaggaaagacaaagagaagcgCGTGAAATCTTTAGAAGAGGCCTTCGAGTGTGTTCGTTTCCGCCTCCTCCCAGAGAAGTACTTCAAGGAAAAGGTCGAGAAGGACGAACTCATTAAGGCAGATCCTGAGATtctcaaaaaaatcaaagtcaTCAAGGACGCCTTTGCAGGGAAGCTGCCTGAAAAGACAAAGGGtaaagaggatgaggaaggacaggagggaaagctGCCTGGATATCTGAATGATAACCGCAGATATGGCATGTATACCAAAGACATGGTGCTGATGATCAATGACACGGCTGCTGTGGCCTACGATGGAGTGGAGAATGAATGTTTCCTTGCTGCGATGGCCGAGCAGATCCCCCGAAACCACGTCAGTCTGGCGTCAAAGAAGAACAATCTCTATGTTTTGGGAGGACTGTTTGTAGATGAAGACGATAATGAAGCCCCACTGCAGTGTTACTTCTACCAG CTGGACTGTCTTTCTTCTGAATGGATTGCTCTGCCTCCCATGCCCTCCCCCAGGTGTCTGTTCGCTATGGGGGAATGTGACAATCTCATCTTTGCAGTAGCAGGGAAAGATTTACAGTCCAATGAGTCTCATGACACCGTTATGTGCTATGACACTGA AAAAATGAAGTggactgaaacaaaaaaattacctTTGAAAATCCACGGCCACTGTGTGGTCTCAGAGAATGGACTGGTGTATTGTAttggaggaaaaacagatgACAA TAAAGCCACCAATAAGATGTTTGCATACAACCACAAGAAGTCAGAGTGGAAGGAGGTAGCTTCAATGAAGGCTCCCAGATCGATGTTCGGGGCAGCTATCTACAAAGGGAATATTATTGTGGTTGGAGGAGTCAATGAAGAAGGCCTCATTGCTTCTTGTGAAGCCTATGACTTTGGGACCAACAA GTGGTCACCCTTCACAGAGTTTCCTCAGGAGAGGAGTTCAATCAACCTGGTCTGTAGTGGAGGGCTGATGTACGCAGTAGGAGGCTTCACCATGATGGAAAATGAGAACAAAGAGTTTGCGCCCAGTGAAATCATTGACATTTGGCA GTATGAAGATGACAAAAAACAGTGGACAGGGATGATTAAAGAGATGCGCTATGCAGCTGGAGCCTCCTGTGTGTCCATGCGCCTGAATGCAGCCAAAATGCCCAAACTGTAA